The Chlamydiales bacterium genome has a segment encoding these proteins:
- the topA gene encoding type I DNA topoisomerase: MVKALIIVESPTKIKTLKKFLGKGYHFESSLGHIRDLPQRGFGIDIENDFEPQYALLPEKNEVIQRLKNAAKAVDVVYLSPDPDREGEAIAWHIASILPKSTKIQRVTFNEFTKDAILEALEHPRKIDQALVDAQQARRLLDRIVGYKISPILMRRVQGARDGGLSAGRVQSVALKLVVDRENEIEAFIPVEYWNIGAILQPSSSEQTFRAALYSVDGRRVEKEPVPGKETFTIPNQDEAEKVTSKLKKAKFKVDSVEKREKRRNPSPPFITSTLQQEASRHFGFSASRTMNIAQGLYEGVDLGNEGPEGLITYMRTDSVRLAPEAIESARRLIASEFGKEYLPSEGRQFTAKKSAQDAHEAIRPTNLLHTPDKIRNYLHDDQFKLYQLIWRRLVASQMNPAIYDTVSCDIGTDQNIMLRATGSTLKFSGFLAVYEEKEDRTHQDEEKDEDRLLPPLVEGQALKLEDLQSLQVFTRPPPRYTEASLIKEMEKLGIGRPSTYAAIMNKIQSRDYSVKEKGTLKPTELGRVIARMLEDNFKIIMDVGFTAAMEDELEFVAENKKNWKELIKDFWKSFIPLVEAAEKEAFVPRLMTDIDCPECGHKLQKIWARKKYFYGCSNYPTCSFTTAVEALNFKKEDYDPSFNWDQPCPKCGKPMKLRHGKFGPFLGCSNYPECRGIVNVTKVGEPLPSEMPTCPATDCDGKMVQRRSRFGKPFFSCSNYPDCDVIVNKLDDLEEKYKDHPKTPYVKKTKGRFGKKGAASKKEEAAEKKPAKGKKASAPKKAAAKKAPRAQKALTLSPALQEVTGEKELSRTAVTKKVWDYIKANDLQDSKNRRMIVPDAKLAKILGNKPVDMMKLAGLLSKHLS; the protein is encoded by the coding sequence ATGGTTAAAGCTCTAATCATCGTCGAGTCTCCTACCAAGATTAAAACTCTAAAAAAATTTTTAGGGAAGGGCTACCATTTTGAATCCTCTCTCGGCCACATTCGAGATCTTCCTCAGCGCGGATTTGGCATCGATATCGAGAACGACTTTGAACCTCAATACGCTCTGCTCCCCGAAAAAAACGAGGTGATCCAGCGTCTAAAAAATGCGGCGAAAGCGGTAGACGTCGTCTACCTCTCTCCCGATCCGGACCGCGAAGGAGAGGCTATCGCGTGGCATATCGCTTCAATCCTCCCCAAGTCTACAAAGATCCAGCGCGTGACCTTTAACGAGTTTACAAAAGACGCGATCCTAGAAGCGCTTGAACATCCCCGCAAGATAGACCAGGCTCTAGTCGATGCCCAACAAGCACGACGTCTACTCGATCGCATCGTGGGATATAAGATCTCTCCTATTCTAATGCGCAGAGTGCAGGGAGCTCGCGATGGAGGCCTCTCTGCAGGAAGAGTTCAATCGGTAGCATTAAAGCTGGTCGTCGATCGCGAAAATGAGATCGAGGCGTTTATCCCAGTGGAGTACTGGAATATCGGCGCTATTCTTCAGCCCTCAAGCAGCGAGCAGACCTTCCGCGCTGCCCTCTACTCTGTGGATGGACGACGCGTAGAAAAAGAGCCTGTTCCAGGAAAAGAGACCTTTACAATTCCGAACCAAGATGAGGCGGAGAAGGTCACTTCTAAGCTCAAGAAGGCGAAGTTTAAGGTCGATTCTGTTGAAAAGCGCGAAAAGAGGCGCAATCCCTCCCCTCCATTTATCACTTCGACACTTCAGCAGGAAGCAAGCCGTCACTTCGGTTTTTCAGCTTCAAGAACGATGAATATCGCTCAAGGTCTCTATGAGGGTGTAGATTTAGGAAATGAGGGCCCTGAAGGTCTTATTACCTATATGCGTACCGACTCGGTGCGCCTTGCTCCCGAAGCGATCGAATCTGCACGCAGATTGATCGCGTCCGAATTTGGCAAGGAGTATCTCCCCTCGGAAGGAAGACAGTTTACTGCAAAAAAGAGCGCGCAAGATGCGCACGAGGCGATCCGCCCAACAAATCTTCTTCACACTCCTGACAAGATCAGAAACTATCTTCACGATGATCAGTTTAAACTCTATCAGCTAATCTGGCGCCGTCTGGTCGCATCGCAGATGAACCCCGCAATCTACGACACCGTCTCCTGCGATATCGGTACCGATCAGAACATCATGCTGCGAGCAACAGGATCCACACTAAAATTTTCAGGGTTCCTCGCTGTTTACGAAGAGAAGGAAGATCGCACACACCAGGATGAGGAGAAGGATGAAGATCGCCTTCTACCGCCTCTTGTTGAAGGGCAAGCGCTTAAGCTCGAAGATCTTCAATCTCTTCAGGTCTTCACTCGCCCCCCTCCACGCTACACTGAAGCCTCTCTGATCAAAGAGATGGAGAAGTTGGGTATCGGACGCCCATCGACCTACGCAGCGATTATGAATAAGATTCAGAGTCGCGACTACTCTGTTAAGGAGAAGGGAACGCTGAAACCAACCGAGCTCGGAAGAGTAATCGCTCGCATGCTTGAGGACAACTTCAAGATCATCATGGATGTCGGCTTTACTGCTGCCATGGAAGATGAGCTCGAGTTTGTCGCAGAAAATAAAAAGAACTGGAAAGAGCTGATTAAAGATTTCTGGAAGAGCTTCATTCCTCTTGTCGAAGCTGCAGAGAAGGAGGCGTTCGTCCCGCGCCTCATGACCGACATCGACTGCCCCGAGTGTGGCCATAAACTACAGAAGATCTGGGCGCGCAAAAAATACTTCTACGGCTGCTCCAACTACCCTACGTGCAGCTTTACCACCGCCGTTGAAGCGCTCAACTTTAAAAAAGAGGATTACGACCCCAGCTTCAACTGGGATCAACCATGTCCTAAGTGCGGCAAGCCCATGAAATTGCGTCACGGCAAGTTCGGCCCCTTCTTGGGCTGCTCAAACTACCCCGAATGCCGCGGCATTGTCAATGTGACCAAGGTGGGAGAGCCCCTCCCCTCGGAGATGCCGACATGCCCTGCAACCGATTGCGATGGCAAGATGGTGCAGCGCAGATCGCGTTTTGGCAAGCCCTTCTTCTCCTGCTCAAACTACCCCGATTGCGATGTGATCGTGAATAAGTTGGATGATCTTGAAGAGAAGTATAAAGATCATCCCAAGACCCCCTACGTTAAAAAAACCAAGGGGCGCTTCGGCAAAAAAGGGGCCGCATCTAAAAAAGAGGAAGCCGCTGAGAAGAAGCCTGCAAAAGGCAAGAAAGCGAGCGCTCCTAAAAAAGCTGCTGCCAAAAAAGCTCCTCGTGCACAAAAAGCTTTAACTCTCTCTCCAGCACTTCAAGAGGTGACTGGTGAAAAAGAGCTCTCCCGCACAGCCGTCACCAAAAAGGTGTGGGACTACATCAAAGCTAACGATCTTCAAGACTCTAAAAATCGCCGCATGATTGTTCCCGATGCCAAGCTGGCCAAGATTCTCGGAAACAAGCCCGTCGACATGATGAAGCTCGCCGGCCTCCTAAGCAAGCACCTCTCCTAA
- a CDS encoding glycosyltransferase, producing the protein MQAAKQMIVIDGRVFSTDAHDRGMGRYVRFIIQTVAAAGFEICLILYKNSRLEKDDPLQALIKKIEFVDIYPDIHCEPEIHTSSHAIEVILRNSKAEAFIDTTPFLLPARLDITVCPVIAIAYDLIPLKHPKEYNLISEGVCSSTYRNGLRRLINADFIIAISSYTKDAISAYLGIEKERIEVIYPCLDEAYLLPHSSVQKTKDFFSIIGGHFSKNPEFALKLFNALTLSKKQNFTLCVPTLHQIKTLEYNFFSLTKELLIQHSLSEEEKISSQASARVAFHLSRDEGFGIPLLEALFLHTRVICCDIPINREILEKSGETYKGMISLLLSLELNEQSISEIESFINLSETDENDLLFKKIRDSFINHWTEEAPLVIQRAVVEAAANHLAFSNEITAKMVCNTPGDFCGVADYAYSIPCGTKKNMLIYTADTSIKKLDALPGVRIKTHLSFPADLDKKTPTIFHFAISERLFFGIELLRKYGSSNDLVILHDHSYLFGLYRAFLNRNYDDFLTAYFIEEDAPFAKQLKNARHLNFDEFNASLKGYSSAWLRRLNIPAISHLTESAQKEHELLSSSTLKIDKKYVDIGIEDRVSFLLFRAAKIWRRQKGLFDTDLLVGVFGSITDNKYIPEIGEAVARACKAVRHRSEGCSKIHLVLCGTVLDRAVFDRAKSHFASEGLDSFFHYEHSLTDEMFDGLIAATDLVISCRRQDRGQLSHIVPRTLSLGKPLLTNSKSGYTMVQNDCLIDEEEFTLNLEKKLLHIAKHPEELKSISSFNRNLFSEKHDVAQFFNHIKTFA; encoded by the coding sequence ATGCAGGCTGCCAAACAGATGATCGTAATCGATGGACGCGTATTCAGCACGGATGCTCACGACCGCGGCATGGGCCGCTATGTGCGATTCATCATCCAGACCGTTGCGGCCGCAGGGTTTGAGATCTGCCTAATTTTATATAAAAACAGTCGCCTAGAAAAAGATGATCCTCTCCAAGCTCTCATAAAAAAAATCGAGTTCGTGGATATTTATCCGGATATTCACTGCGAGCCGGAGATCCACACCTCTTCTCATGCCATAGAAGTTATTCTACGGAATAGTAAGGCTGAGGCTTTTATTGATACGACGCCTTTTCTTCTTCCTGCGCGTCTCGATATCACCGTCTGCCCAGTCATCGCCATTGCCTATGACCTCATTCCGTTGAAACACCCCAAAGAGTACAATCTCATTTCAGAAGGTGTCTGCTCCTCTACTTATCGAAATGGACTCAGGCGTCTCATCAATGCCGATTTTATAATTGCAATTTCCAGTTACACCAAAGACGCGATCTCTGCCTACCTTGGCATTGAGAAAGAGAGGATCGAGGTGATCTATCCCTGCCTTGATGAAGCCTACCTTCTTCCTCATTCAAGTGTGCAAAAAACAAAGGATTTTTTTTCAATCATCGGAGGTCACTTCTCTAAAAATCCTGAATTTGCACTTAAATTATTCAACGCATTAACTCTTTCAAAAAAACAGAATTTTACTCTTTGTGTTCCAACACTCCATCAGATCAAAACGCTCGAGTACAATTTTTTCTCTCTAACAAAAGAGCTTTTAATTCAGCACTCTCTCAGTGAAGAGGAGAAGATTTCATCACAGGCCTCCGCCAGAGTCGCTTTTCACCTCTCGCGAGATGAGGGATTTGGTATTCCTCTTCTCGAAGCACTCTTCTTACATACCCGCGTTATCTGTTGTGATATTCCCATCAACCGAGAGATCCTGGAAAAATCGGGAGAGACGTATAAAGGAATGATCTCTCTTCTACTCTCTCTCGAACTCAATGAGCAGTCCATCTCGGAAATCGAGAGTTTTATCAACCTTTCAGAAACGGATGAGAATGATCTCCTATTTAAAAAAATAAGAGACTCCTTCATCAACCACTGGACAGAAGAAGCTCCGCTCGTCATTCAAAGAGCAGTTGTAGAGGCCGCAGCAAACCACCTCGCCTTTTCAAACGAAATCACTGCAAAAATGGTCTGCAATACGCCTGGTGATTTCTGCGGTGTTGCAGACTATGCGTATAGTATCCCCTGCGGAACTAAGAAGAATATGCTCATTTATACCGCCGATACATCGATAAAAAAACTCGATGCTCTACCAGGCGTGCGCATAAAGACGCATCTATCTTTTCCAGCAGACTTAGATAAAAAAACTCCAACGATCTTCCACTTCGCTATATCAGAACGCCTCTTCTTCGGAATCGAACTCCTGCGCAAATACGGATCTTCAAATGATCTTGTAATCCTCCATGATCACTCCTATCTATTTGGACTCTATAGAGCTTTTCTTAACAGGAATTATGACGACTTTCTTACTGCTTATTTTATCGAGGAGGATGCTCCCTTTGCCAAACAACTTAAGAATGCAAGACATTTAAATTTCGATGAGTTCAATGCTTCCCTAAAGGGATATAGCTCCGCGTGGCTTCGCAGACTAAACATTCCGGCGATAAGTCACTTGACAGAGAGCGCGCAAAAGGAGCATGAGCTTCTCTCTTCCTCAACCCTGAAGATAGATAAAAAGTATGTCGACATCGGAATAGAGGATAGAGTCTCCTTTCTGTTATTTCGCGCAGCAAAAATCTGGCGCAGACAAAAAGGTCTTTTCGATACGGATCTTCTCGTGGGAGTTTTTGGATCGATTACAGATAATAAGTATATCCCAGAAATTGGCGAAGCGGTAGCTCGGGCATGTAAAGCTGTTAGACATCGTTCTGAAGGCTGCTCAAAAATACACCTTGTTCTCTGTGGAACAGTGCTTGATCGAGCAGTTTTTGATCGAGCAAAGTCCCACTTTGCAAGCGAGGGTCTCGACTCTTTCTTTCACTACGAACACTCCCTAACAGATGAGATGTTTGATGGGCTCATTGCAGCGACAGATCTTGTGATCTCTTGCAGAAGACAGGATCGAGGACAGTTAAGCCATATCGTTCCCAGAACTCTTTCTCTAGGCAAGCCTCTTTTGACCAACTCTAAAAGTGGTTATACAATGGTTCAAAACGACTGCCTGATCGATGAAGAGGAGTTCACACTCAATCTGGAGAAGAAGCTCCTACATATTGCAAAACATCCGGAGGAGCTCAAATCCATCTCCTCATTTAATCGGAATCTCTTCTCGGAAAAGCATGATGTCGCCCAATTTTTTAATCACATCAAAACTTTTGCATGA
- the dprA gene encoding DNA-protecting protein DprA translates to MHESEALLVLTHRLKPSEVRKLVKAAGSAAEALKLAHPQLAGWEAASDWREDLELATRHKIKLLAFTDPCYPSALLKLPDPPPLLYIKGKLAPEDEGGVGVVGTRICSLYGKEAAFKISEEVARFGLTVVSGLARGIDTAAHMGALKGGRSVAFIGSGLADLYPKENIKLAEEIAQRGAVISEHPMLTPPAKHLFPRRNRLIAALSAGSFLVEAPIKSGAMITMDYAHSLGKKCFALPGRIDVESFRGNHFLIKSGKALLVENGQEMVSILQPEKGKLSFEPTRNLAFLEEEERALLLCFPSEEVSFDELASKAKLSIPKLSAKLMGLVLKGAIREFPGKYYKKNG, encoded by the coding sequence ATGCATGAGAGTGAAGCGCTTCTTGTTTTAACACACAGACTTAAGCCATCAGAGGTAAGAAAGCTTGTGAAAGCTGCGGGCTCGGCAGCGGAGGCGCTTAAACTTGCGCATCCGCAGCTAGCGGGATGGGAGGCAGCCTCTGACTGGAGAGAGGATCTCGAACTGGCTACTCGTCACAAGATAAAGCTTCTAGCCTTTACAGACCCCTGCTACCCGTCCGCTCTCCTTAAACTGCCAGACCCTCCACCGCTCCTCTATATTAAGGGGAAGCTCGCTCCAGAAGATGAGGGTGGTGTTGGGGTTGTGGGGACGCGCATCTGCTCATTATATGGAAAAGAGGCAGCCTTTAAGATAAGCGAGGAGGTGGCGCGCTTTGGGCTAACTGTGGTAAGCGGGCTAGCGCGCGGCATCGACACAGCGGCTCACATGGGCGCATTGAAAGGAGGAAGAAGCGTCGCCTTCATCGGCTCCGGCCTTGCAGATCTCTACCCCAAGGAGAACATTAAGCTGGCGGAGGAGATTGCACAGCGAGGAGCGGTCATCAGCGAACACCCGATGCTAACCCCGCCCGCAAAACACCTCTTCCCCCGAAGGAACCGCCTGATCGCAGCTCTCTCTGCGGGCAGTTTTCTGGTGGAAGCTCCGATAAAAAGCGGGGCGATGATCACGATGGATTACGCGCACTCTCTTGGAAAAAAGTGCTTCGCCCTGCCCGGCAGAATCGACGTGGAGAGCTTTCGTGGAAATCATTTTTTAATTAAAAGCGGAAAAGCCCTACTTGTGGAAAATGGGCAAGAGATGGTATCCATACTTCAACCTGAAAAAGGCAAATTATCTTTTGAACCAACTCGTAATTTAGCTTTTCTCGAAGAAGAGGAGAGGGCTCTACTCCTCTGTTTTCCCTCGGAAGAGGTGAGTTTTGATGAGCTCGCATCGAAGGCTAAGCTCTCGATACCAAAATTAAGTGCGAAATTAATGGGTCTTGTTTTAAAAGGGGCCATTCGGGAATTCCCAGGGAAATATTACAAAAAAAATGGTTAA
- a CDS encoding porin family protein encodes MKHTRLLFATLILSLSTAVSLFADAAAPVEETMRKNSIKIRGAAFYPQGSLTRKIYGNFWPEGSIEYDYQFFRHWAVFANGAVTHKSGHSVGVGHKTRITLVPTTVGINAKIGGSSWFHPYLGIGVGAAYVHFFNDSDFIPKHTHKWGFASFYQAGMEFDVNKWFFVDVLAAYRFNWFGFNNMSHRQTGGLDLGAGLGFRF; translated from the coding sequence ATGAAACACACAAGGTTACTTTTTGCGACGCTGATTCTCTCTCTTTCTACGGCCGTATCGCTTTTTGCAGATGCAGCAGCTCCTGTGGAAGAGACGATGAGAAAAAACAGCATAAAGATAAGAGGTGCAGCTTTCTATCCCCAGGGCAGCCTTACCAGAAAGATCTATGGGAACTTCTGGCCAGAAGGCTCTATCGAATACGACTACCAGTTCTTCCGCCACTGGGCCGTCTTCGCCAATGGAGCGGTAACGCATAAAAGCGGCCATAGCGTAGGAGTAGGGCATAAAACTCGAATTACCCTCGTTCCTACAACAGTCGGTATCAATGCAAAAATAGGCGGCAGCTCCTGGTTCCATCCCTACCTGGGGATCGGAGTTGGTGCGGCTTATGTCCACTTCTTCAACGACTCTGATTTTATTCCCAAGCATACGCATAAGTGGGGCTTTGCCTCATTCTATCAGGCGGGGATGGAGTTTGATGTGAACAAGTGGTTCTTCGTCGACGTTCTTGCGGCCTACCGCTTCAACTGGTTCGGCTTCAACAACATGTCGCATAGACAGACCGGCGGCCTAGACCTCGGCGCAGGCCTCGGCTTCCGCTTCTAA
- a CDS encoding class I SAM-dependent methyltransferase: MKFTKTIDVEDFQSAELKPYLQAIADEEMAFFGIENPGITCDSKNWETAMALRAFGENDLLKEGKLFAGIGAGIERLTELLASRGALVFPTDRYLEPTFRSDAAPSGYMISPKSFSSFCSHPKNIIPVHSDPRSLNLPSNLFDGVYSLGSIEHFGSLDAVEAASHEIARILKPGGIASISTEFFLEGPAGRSSFDENCILFTPEMIEKHIIRSSGLESLGTPNNRPSAQTFGTRRVLTDFLKSSKSAKTFLDKVDAYPNLVLYHDGFLFCSVHILLKKPLDWKPVAVSEAKVSLFSKEIETRNQSAIIKLQNGLSNPNATLLSNKTSETKLPQKTLLFHLLSEVNELLKRMPKLRYFIMRLLFLSPGLAAFLRRKLKTFGIVP; encoded by the coding sequence ATGAAATTTACAAAAACAATCGACGTTGAAGATTTTCAAAGCGCAGAACTGAAGCCCTACCTGCAAGCAATCGCAGATGAGGAGATGGCTTTTTTCGGAATTGAAAATCCCGGCATTACCTGCGATTCGAAAAATTGGGAAACGGCGATGGCGCTTCGCGCATTTGGAGAGAACGATCTTTTAAAAGAGGGAAAGCTCTTTGCGGGAATTGGAGCAGGAATAGAACGCCTAACTGAGCTGTTAGCCAGCAGAGGAGCTCTGGTTTTTCCGACAGACCGCTATCTCGAGCCGACGTTTCGGTCAGATGCGGCGCCTTCCGGTTATATGATTAGCCCAAAGAGTTTTAGTAGCTTCTGCTCTCATCCCAAAAACATCATTCCCGTACACTCCGATCCACGCTCTTTAAATCTCCCCTCAAATCTCTTTGATGGAGTCTACTCTTTAGGATCGATCGAGCATTTTGGAAGTTTGGACGCTGTAGAAGCGGCCTCTCATGAGATCGCGCGAATTTTGAAACCAGGAGGAATCGCCTCAATCTCAACGGAATTTTTTCTAGAAGGTCCTGCTGGTAGATCCTCGTTCGATGAGAACTGCATCTTGTTTACTCCAGAGATGATTGAGAAGCATATCATTCGCTCCTCTGGCCTGGAATCTCTCGGTACGCCAAATAACCGGCCTTCTGCTCAAACTTTTGGAACGAGAAGAGTGCTTACCGATTTTCTAAAGTCTTCAAAATCGGCAAAAACTTTTCTAGATAAGGTGGACGCCTATCCGAATCTGGTCCTATATCACGATGGCTTTCTATTCTGCTCCGTCCACATCTTGCTAAAAAAACCTCTCGACTGGAAGCCAGTAGCGGTATCTGAGGCAAAAGTCTCTCTCTTTTCGAAAGAGATCGAGACTCGCAATCAGTCCGCGATCATAAAACTGCAAAATGGGCTCTCAAATCCTAATGCAACTCTTCTTTCCAACAAGACCTCTGAAACCAAACTCCCGCAAAAAACTCTCCTGTTTCATCTGCTCAGCGAGGTAAATGAGCTTCTCAAAAGAATGCCTAAATTAAGATATTTCATTATGAGGCTGCTCTTTCTCTCTCCGGGGCTCGCAGCCTTTCTGCGTCGCAAATTAAAAACCTTCGGCATCGTTCCATAA